A single window of Flavobacterium sp. 140616W15 DNA harbors:
- a CDS encoding MmpS family transport accessory protein, translated as MKSIMKTLAIVLTLAFTAVSCSSDSDNESEPVNKSRDVKYEITGNFTGELDVTYMEKSGAPLIEDIAGLPWVKEFTANADSDGALVHTSGLGGVAGQTVTAKIYVGGKVVSELTGTANSDGIIVVHTKTYIFPR; from the coding sequence ATGAAATCAATTATGAAAACTCTAGCGATTGTATTGACTCTTGCTTTTACAGCAGTATCTTGCAGCAGCGACAGCGATAACGAATCAGAACCAGTCAATAAATCAAGAGATGTAAAATATGAAATAACAGGAAATTTTACAGGAGAACTTGATGTGACTTATATGGAAAAAAGTGGTGCGCCACTTATTGAGGATATCGCAGGATTACCTTGGGTAAAAGAATTTACTGCAAATGCAGACAGCGATGGAGCTTTAGTACACACAAGTGGACTCGGAGGTGTTGCTGGGCAAACTGTTACTGCTAAAATTTATGTTGGAGGAAAAGTTGTTTCTGAATTAACAGGAACTGCAAATAGCGACGGAATTATTGTTGTACATACAAAAACGTATATTTTTCCAAGATAA